GCGCCTATTACGCGGTGCTCGGCCGGGTGGACGCCGTCGCCTTCACAGCGGGAGTCGGCGAAAACGCTAGCCCGGTGCGGGAGGCTGCCGTGGCGGGCCTGGAGGAACTGGGCCTCGCGGTGGACGGCGAGCTGAACGCCGTACGGAGTGACCAGCCGCGGCTGATCTCGCCGGAGGACGCGCGCGTGGCCGTCGCCGTGGTGCCGACCGACGAGGAACTGGAGATCGCGACACAGACTTACGCACTGGTCGGAAGGAACAACTGAGGCATTACACGGCAGTAACACGCGTGAGCGCATTGCCGCCCATTTGTATCTTCCGCCAGACGGAATATTCCGTTGCGAAACAAACCGATAGGATCGCCCCATGCGCCGTTCGAAAATCGTCTGTACTCTCGGCCCCGCGGTCGACTCCCACGAAATGCTCGTGTCCCTGATCGAAGCCGGCATGAACGTGGCCCGCTTCAACTTCAGCCACGGCAGCCACGCCGAGCACCAGGGCCGGTACGACCGCGTCCGTGCCGCGGCCAAGGAGACCGGTAAGGCCATCGGTGTCCTCGCCGACCTCCAGGGCCCGAAGATCCGTCTGGAGACCTTCGCCGAGGGCCCGGTCGAGCTGGAGCGTGGTGACGAGTTCGTCATCACCACCGAGGACGTCCCGGGTGACAAGTCCATCTGCGGGACGACCTACAAGGGCCTGCCGGGCGACGTCTCGCGCGGCGACCAGATCCTCATCAACGACGGCAACGTCGAGCTGAAGGTCCTGGACGTCGAGGGCCCGCGGGTCAAGACGATCGTCATCGAGGGCGGTGTCGTCTCCGACCACAAGGGCATCAACCTGCCCGGCGCGGCCGTCAACGTGCCCGCGCTGTCCGAGAAGGACGTCGAGGACCTCCGTTTCGCGCTGCGCATGGGCTGCGACATGGTCGCGCTCTCCTTTGTCCGGGACGCGGGCGACGTGCAGGACGTCCACAAGGTGATGGACGAGGAGGGTCGTCGCGTCCCGGTCATCGCCAAGGTGGAGAAGCCGCAGGCGGTGGCGAACATGGAGGACGTCGTGATGGCGTTCGACGCCGTGATGGTCGCCCGTGGTGACCTCGCCGTCGAATACCCGCTCGAGAAGGTTCCGATGGTGCAGAAGCGCCTCATCGAGCTGTGCCGCCGCAACGCCAAGCCGGTGATCGTGGCGACCCAGATGATGGAGTCGATGATCACCAACTCCCGCCCCACCCGCGCCGAGGCCTCCGACGTGGCCAACGCGATCCTGGACGGCGCGGACGCGGTCATGCTGTCGGCGGAGTCCTCGGTCGGCGCCTACCCGATCGAGACCGTCAAGACGATGTCGAAGATCGTCCAGGCGGCCGAGGAAGAGC
This DNA window, taken from Streptomyces sp. NBC_00663, encodes the following:
- the pyk gene encoding pyruvate kinase translates to MRRSKIVCTLGPAVDSHEMLVSLIEAGMNVARFNFSHGSHAEHQGRYDRVRAAAKETGKAIGVLADLQGPKIRLETFAEGPVELERGDEFVITTEDVPGDKSICGTTYKGLPGDVSRGDQILINDGNVELKVLDVEGPRVKTIVIEGGVVSDHKGINLPGAAVNVPALSEKDVEDLRFALRMGCDMVALSFVRDAGDVQDVHKVMDEEGRRVPVIAKVEKPQAVANMEDVVMAFDAVMVARGDLAVEYPLEKVPMVQKRLIELCRRNAKPVIVATQMMESMITNSRPTRAEASDVANAILDGADAVMLSAESSVGAYPIETVKTMSKIVQAAEEELLSKGLQPLVPGKKPRTQGGSVARAACEIADFLGGKGLIAFTKSGDTARRLSRYRAAQPIVAFTTDEGTRNQLTLSWGVESHVVPFVNSTDEMVDLVDGEVSKLNRFSDGDVVIITAGSPPGVPGTTNMVRVHHLGGEK